The Mycolicibacterium fluoranthenivorans genome segment CGCCGACCACACCGCCCTGATCCGGTTCAGCCAGGCCGCCTTCAACCTGTGCGGGATCATGGTGTTGCCGTTCTTCATGGTGATCGTCGCACAGATGAAACGGATGAAAGGGCAGAGCCACGTCTTCGCGTATTGCTACCTGACGGCGGTGGTCAGCGGCGCCACCATCTTCGCCCTGTCCAACATCTTCTTCCTGGTGGCGGCTTTTCGCCCGGAACGCAACCCGGACCTGATCATGCTGCTCAACGACCTGGCATGGATCGTGTTCATCGCCCCCGTCGGCATGGTGGTCAGCCAGTTCGTACTCCTGGCGCTGGCGGTGTACTTCGATGACCGTGCGGATCCGGTGTTCCCGCGCTGGGTGGGCCACTACGCGCTGGCCACCGCCGTCGCGATGGTGCCCGCCGCGGGTGCCGCCGTCTTCCGCACCGGACCACTGGCCTGGGATGGGCTGCTGTCATTCTGGCTTCGCAACGGCGCCTTTGCGGCGTTCGTCCTGGTGATGTTCTTCGTCCTGCGGGCCGCGCTGCACCGACAGGCCGTCGCCGACGGTGTGATCGCGCCATGAGTGTGCTGACCGCACCGGTTCGCGCCGGCGGTGAGAACCGCGATGTCTGGCTGATGACCTGGTTCTTCCCGGCCTGGTATGGGTTGTTCGGGGTCATCATCTGTGTCCTGACACGCGTGACCCCGCCACCGCGGCCCGACGTCACCGCGGCCGATAAGGTCGCCTTCTTCACCGCGCACCACCTGACCATCCAGATCGGGTTCACCGTGCTGCTGGTCCTGCTCGGCGGTGCGGCGATGACCAACGGGCTGGTGGCCTACCAGATGAAGCGGATGTCGGTGGGATCGGTCTTCGCCTATGGCTACATCGGCGGGATGGGCGTAGGTGCGGTACCCGGATTCCTGCTCGTGACGGTGTGCTTCCTGACCGCTGCGTTCCGCCCCGACCGCGACCCGGAGCTCATCAGCCTGCTCTACGACCTCGGAATGCTCTCGTACAACGGATCTTTGGGCTGCTTCTCGGTGGCTTACCTGGTGCTGGCCGTGGCCATCCTGTATGACCGCAACGATATCTTCCCGAAATGGTTTGCCTACGTCAGCATCTGGCAGATCATCACCGAGATCATCGCCACCCAGATGTTCGTGTTCAGATCCGGGCCGTTCGCCTGGAACGGGTCGATCTCCTTCTGGTGGGCGGTGGTGGTCTTCTCAGTGTGGCTGGTGGCGCTGATCGCGCTACTGCGTCAGGCCGCGGCGCGAGAGGCGAACTCATGACCCGGACCGAACCGTCCGCCGTGCAGCGCAGGCTGCCCGGTGACGGGGACATGTGGGTGATGGTCCTGGGCGATATGGTCATCTTCGCCGGCTACTTCGTCGTCTTCCTGATCTATCGGACCCTGAACCAGGGCGAATTCCTATCCGCCGCCCAGCATCTCGACATCACCCTCGGCGTGGCCAACACCGTGATCCTGCTGACGAGTTCGTGGTTGGTGGCCCGGGCGGTACTCGAGACCCGCGCGGGCCGCCATGATCACGCGATCAGGCTGATCTATGCCGGTGGTGCCGGCGGCGTGCTCTTCATGGCGCTGAAGGGCTATGAGTGGTTCCTCAAGCTCTCTGCGGGGCACACGAATTCGGAGATGTTCTACTCGTTCTACTACGTGATCACCGGTGTGCACCTGGTACACGTGCTGATCGGGCTCATCGTGCTGGGCGTGCTGGTGCGCGAGTTGCGCAACCCCGGCCGGCGACGAGCGTCGATGGTGGAAGCGGGCGCAATCTATTGGCATATGGTCGATCTGCTCTGGGTGATCATCTTCGCCCTGTTCTATGTGATGAGGTGACTATGACCGGAGCCGCACGGATGATCACCTGGGCCTGGGTGGCCCTGGTGGCCATCACTCTCGGGTCCTGGTGGCTCGCCCCGGCCCATTCGGGGACCGCCGCGCCGAGCATGCCGATCACCGCGGTGGTCCTCACGCTGGCGCTGGTGAAGTCCCGGTTGATCATCCGGTACTTCATGGAGGTGCGCACCGCCCCGCGGTGGCTGAGATCGGCCACCGATGCCTGGCTCGTCGTGCTGTTCGGGGCGGCGTTCGTCATCTACCTGG includes the following:
- a CDS encoding cytochrome C oxidase subunit IV family protein, whose product is MTGAARMITWAWVALVAITLGSWWLAPAHSGTAAPSMPITAVVLTLALVKSRLIIRYFMEVRTAPRWLRSATDAWLVVLFGAAFVIYLV
- a CDS encoding cytochrome c oxidase subunit 3, whose protein sequence is MTRTEPSAVQRRLPGDGDMWVMVLGDMVIFAGYFVVFLIYRTLNQGEFLSAAQHLDITLGVANTVILLTSSWLVARAVLETRAGRHDHAIRLIYAGGAGGVLFMALKGYEWFLKLSAGHTNSEMFYSFYYVITGVHLVHVLIGLIVLGVLVRELRNPGRRRASMVEAGAIYWHMVDLLWVIIFALFYVMR